In Flavivirga abyssicola, the following are encoded in one genomic region:
- a CDS encoding glycoside hydrolase family 127 protein: protein MKKLMLTICCGFILVLSCKSVQSKKRSADPIDSKENAYVKNIELVGRGVINTINSPNVKLKSIDIGDCRWTDGFWADKWKEAEQVMIPHMGSILKGNIGHAYNNFKIAAGLKEGIHKGFPWHDGDFYKWMEASVYLYGVNKDENILKELDEIINVIAKAQQPDGYLSTPIIIREDLEPFENRKNHELYNSGHLLTSAVIHHRVTGKTNFLGIAIKHANMLYRLFQSQPQHLKRFGFNQTQIMGLVELYRTTRDNRYLELAEIFINMRGKSIIFGSNSTKGYPVGDMVQERVPLRKENEAVGHAVLALYYYAGAADVYAETGEQALIDALDRLWDNVVHKKMYITGALGQTHYGRSSRKDNIEEGFAAEYQMPNLTAYNETCANICNSMFSNRMLGIKGEAKYADIMELVLYNSALSGISLDGKHYYYSNPLRKIEGALNYEEMNTEFPQRQPYLNCFCCPPNLVRTIAKSPAWAYSKSSNGISVNLYGGNKLDTKLLDDSKIKLKQETNYPWEGQVKITVEACKNDPFEILLRIPDWAKGTEVRVNNNPIGKVEAGSFAVIERQWKKGDIILMDLPMDIKFVEGHPRIEEVRNQVALKRGPVVYCLESVDLPKEANIFDAYLSSDKLLEAIYKPNLLGGIMAIEGEVLIRKDNLKGMYNEVQKPKFKSYKTQFVPYFTWSNRGDEEMTVFLPIIWN from the coding sequence ATGAAAAAATTAATGCTTACCATTTGTTGTGGTTTCATCTTAGTTCTATCATGTAAGAGCGTTCAAAGTAAAAAGCGAAGTGCAGATCCCATTGATTCAAAAGAAAATGCTTATGTAAAAAATATCGAACTTGTCGGACGAGGTGTAATTAATACTATAAATAGCCCAAACGTAAAACTGAAAAGTATAGATATTGGCGATTGTAGATGGACAGACGGTTTTTGGGCAGATAAATGGAAAGAAGCAGAACAAGTCATGATTCCGCACATGGGATCCATTTTAAAAGGGAATATTGGTCATGCCTATAACAATTTCAAAATAGCGGCAGGCTTAAAAGAGGGCATTCATAAAGGGTTTCCATGGCATGATGGTGACTTTTATAAATGGATGGAAGCATCTGTTTATTTATACGGTGTTAATAAGGATGAAAACATCCTAAAAGAATTAGATGAAATAATTAATGTCATAGCAAAAGCACAACAGCCAGATGGTTATTTGTCAACCCCAATCATCATTAGGGAAGATTTGGAACCTTTCGAAAACAGAAAAAATCACGAGCTTTATAATAGTGGACATTTATTAACCAGTGCCGTTATACATCATCGTGTAACGGGCAAGACCAATTTTTTAGGGATAGCTATAAAGCATGCTAATATGCTGTACAGGTTGTTCCAGTCCCAACCCCAACATTTAAAACGGTTTGGCTTTAATCAAACTCAGATTATGGGATTGGTTGAACTTTATCGAACCACAAGAGACAATAGGTATTTGGAACTCGCTGAAATATTTATAAATATGCGGGGTAAATCTATAATTTTTGGGAGTAATTCTACAAAAGGATACCCTGTTGGAGATATGGTGCAAGAGCGCGTTCCTTTACGAAAAGAAAATGAAGCCGTTGGTCATGCCGTTTTAGCACTATATTATTATGCAGGAGCAGCCGATGTTTATGCAGAAACTGGTGAACAGGCTTTGATTGATGCGCTCGATAGGCTTTGGGATAATGTAGTACACAAAAAAATGTACATCACGGGAGCCTTAGGGCAAACACATTATGGAAGATCTTCGAGGAAAGATAATATCGAAGAGGGATTTGCAGCAGAATATCAAATGCCGAATTTAACGGCCTATAATGAAACCTGTGCAAACATTTGTAATTCCATGTTTAGCAATCGTATGTTAGGTATAAAAGGCGAAGCAAAATATGCAGATATTATGGAATTGGTGCTTTATAATAGTGCGCTTTCTGGGATAAGTCTGGATGGAAAGCACTACTATTATTCTAATCCGCTAAGAAAAATTGAAGGCGCTTTAAACTACGAAGAAATGAATACCGAGTTTCCCCAAAGACAACCTTATCTAAATTGTTTTTGTTGTCCACCAAATCTGGTAAGAACTATTGCAAAATCGCCTGCCTGGGCATATAGTAAATCGTCTAACGGTATTTCCGTTAATCTTTATGGTGGCAATAAATTAGATACCAAATTACTAGACGATTCAAAAATTAAACTGAAGCAAGAAACAAATTACCCTTGGGAAGGACAGGTTAAAATAACTGTTGAAGCATGTAAAAATGACCCTTTTGAAATTTTATTACGGATACCAGATTGGGCTAAAGGAACCGAAGTTAGGGTAAATAATAACCCTATTGGGAAAGTTGAAGCAGGAAGCTTTGCCGTTATTGAACGCCAATGGAAAAAAGGTGATATAATTTTAATGGATCTGCCTATGGACATCAAATTTGTGGAAGGACATCCTAGAATTGAAGAAGTTCGTAATCAAGTCGCACTAAAAAGAGGGCCCGTTGTATATTGCCTGGAATCTGTAGATTTACCTAAAGAAGCGAATATTTTTGATGCCTATTTATCATCTGATAAACTGCTGGAAGCCATATATAAGCCAAATCTTTTGGGAGGTATTATGGCTATAGAAGGCGAAGTACTTATTCGAAAGGATAATTTGAAAGGTATGTACAATGAAGTTCAAAAACCCAAATTTAAATCTTATAAAACCCAATTCGTTCCATACTTCACTTGGAGTAACAGAGGAGATGAAGAAATGACAGTATTTTTGCCAATTATTTGGAACTAA
- a CDS encoding CRTAC1 family protein: protein MKKTLTFCFLLCILLSNHSIAQNTTTTFKEVFKEFPRQEKNLRKWDAPVVADLDQDGYLDLLINDHGFGIQVCWNNKGKFAKPYDVIMGDLHGVSAGDIDFDGNIEIVMSRGGGSGSNARNSKMYRVVGREFIPMGDFKEPLALMRGRTVGFVDIDNDGDLDLLNFAFPDGAKKGQTENYLYENNGGELVLNSTLPASKIDGQKVLLTDFNGDNVMDIVMYGHGNVKIYQGGEGFTFEDVSKKVLPRSIDEVTGVVEIDYDNDGDFDLYFTRGLDFETGETFFNKESKTLGFYTKRGEFNFDDIETGDVLQMENFQSQWPNNDTFYIGEASYDYEFEGETHSGKNIRLVNSDALGFPDNANYKEKKGWYIGYVGNKKWKIAGFLWAPATGIVRGVKDYPKYGNPEGLSDILLENKGKKFQDATKKMNLLFKAHSSAATVADFDNNGFQDILIVPRGNLVNENEAIVFMNKGESGFEKLQGHNIISTELGAIGMAVENLDFNNDGKVDVVIGNERGKWHLFENNVTKTNNYLVVQVGDAPSKKATALGALVTIKSGKNIQQRRIGSTGAQYSLSFNNRVHFGLGSSNQPVKVKITWTNGETVEHKISKLNTTTFIGKN, encoded by the coding sequence TTGAAAAAAACACTCACTTTTTGTTTTTTATTGTGCATTTTGTTAAGCAATCATAGTATTGCCCAAAATACGACGACAACTTTTAAAGAAGTTTTTAAAGAATTCCCAAGGCAGGAAAAAAACCTAAGAAAATGGGATGCTCCCGTAGTTGCTGATTTAGACCAAGATGGTTATTTAGATTTATTAATTAATGACCACGGATTTGGTATTCAAGTATGCTGGAACAACAAAGGCAAATTTGCTAAACCTTACGATGTTATCATGGGAGATTTACACGGAGTTTCTGCTGGAGATATTGATTTTGATGGTAATATTGAAATTGTAATGTCCAGAGGAGGAGGTTCCGGTAGTAATGCTCGAAATTCAAAAATGTATCGCGTTGTTGGTAGGGAATTTATACCAATGGGGGACTTTAAAGAACCATTAGCCCTAATGCGTGGTAGAACAGTTGGTTTTGTTGATATAGATAATGACGGTGATTTAGATTTGTTAAATTTTGCATTTCCCGATGGCGCAAAAAAAGGACAAACCGAAAACTATCTTTATGAAAATAATGGAGGTGAGTTGGTTTTAAATTCTACCCTTCCTGCCAGTAAAATTGATGGTCAAAAAGTATTGCTTACCGATTTCAATGGAGATAACGTCATGGATATCGTTATGTATGGTCATGGTAATGTGAAAATATATCAAGGAGGAGAAGGCTTTACTTTTGAAGATGTTAGTAAAAAAGTACTTCCTAGAAGTATTGATGAAGTTACAGGAGTTGTAGAAATTGATTATGATAATGATGGGGATTTCGATTTATATTTTACAAGAGGATTAGATTTTGAAACAGGTGAGACCTTTTTTAATAAAGAATCTAAAACATTAGGTTTTTATACAAAACGGGGCGAGTTTAATTTTGATGACATCGAAACCGGTGATGTACTTCAAATGGAAAATTTTCAGTCACAATGGCCCAATAACGATACTTTTTATATTGGAGAAGCATCTTACGATTATGAGTTTGAAGGAGAAACCCATTCTGGAAAAAATATAAGATTAGTAAATAGTGATGCCCTAGGATTTCCAGACAATGCAAATTATAAAGAAAAGAAAGGTTGGTATATTGGTTATGTAGGGAATAAAAAATGGAAAATAGCAGGGTTTCTTTGGGCACCTGCAACAGGTATCGTAAGAGGTGTAAAGGATTATCCCAAATATGGCAATCCCGAAGGACTTTCAGACATTTTATTAGAAAATAAAGGAAAGAAGTTTCAAGATGCTACTAAAAAAATGAACCTTCTATTTAAAGCACATTCCAGTGCAGCAACAGTTGCGGACTTTGATAATAATGGCTTTCAAGATATTTTAATTGTACCAAGAGGAAACCTTGTAAACGAAAACGAAGCAATCGTTTTTATGAATAAAGGGGAATCTGGTTTTGAAAAATTGCAAGGACATAATATCATTTCAACAGAATTGGGAGCAATCGGTATGGCTGTTGAGAATTTAGATTTCAATAATGATGGTAAAGTGGATGTTGTGATAGGAAACGAACGAGGTAAATGGCACCTTTTCGAAAATAATGTTACTAAAACTAATAATTATCTCGTAGTGCAAGTAGGGGATGCACCGTCAAAAAAAGCAACAGCTTTAGGCGCATTAGTAACAATCAAGTCCGGTAAAAATATTCAACAAAGGCGTATAGGTTCAACAGGAGCACAATATTCTCTCAGTTTTAACAATAGGGTTCATTTTGGCTTAGGCTCAAGTAACCAGCCAGTAAAAGTTAAAATAACTTGGACCAACGGAGAGACAGTTGAACATAAAATTAGTAAATTAAACACCACAACTTTCATAGGAAAAAACTAA
- a CDS encoding MFS transporter, giving the protein MGSYKKNAFTYATIVAMGGFLFGLDAALISGTTKFISKEFALSSLELGTVVSAPAWGVLLALLFAGWVSNRFGRKRAIQIIAILYIISAVSSAFAPSYIMLVIARFLGGLAFTSISLASMYIGEIAPQKYRGKLVSMIQINIVIGLSAAYFINYFIIDLVASGADWVSEWGLDTNTWRWMLGTEILPAVIWLGLLFLVPRSPSWLVFQNRIDEAKTTLRKLIPESEVEHHITDMQESLNKSSDDRSLKAQFKEIMGKPMRVTLIIALTIAIAQQATGINAILFYAQTVIEQLGIGSDASFLQAIWIGLTSVIFTILGLLLVDKLGRRPLIIWGMVWIVASLGLCSYGFNQARYTVSQEAVAEMTEIPNSQRLNAIVGVEYKSDVEFKSALRDTLGEDDARDFSGLLIQKSASLNAMLIFFAILSFIAAFHFSVGPVMWVLFSEIFPISIRGIAIPAITLITSLVSMLVQQFFPWQLDKFGISTTLLVYAIIVGIGLIILFKYLVETKGLTIEEIQAKLQKK; this is encoded by the coding sequence ATGGGTTCTTACAAAAAAAATGCATTTACATATGCCACAATTGTGGCCATGGGAGGGTTTCTGTTTGGATTAGACGCTGCTTTAATTTCAGGAACAACCAAATTTATTTCAAAAGAATTTGCACTATCTTCTTTAGAGTTGGGTACAGTTGTAAGTGCTCCCGCTTGGGGGGTTTTACTAGCGTTACTCTTCGCTGGTTGGGTTAGTAATAGATTTGGACGTAAAAGAGCCATTCAAATTATTGCCATTCTATATATCATTTCGGCGGTATCTTCGGCATTCGCACCGAGTTATATTATGCTCGTTATTGCACGTTTCTTGGGCGGTTTAGCCTTTACTTCTATTTCTTTAGCATCCATGTATATTGGGGAGATTGCACCACAAAAGTATCGTGGGAAGCTAGTTTCCATGATACAAATAAATATTGTAATTGGTCTCTCGGCAGCATATTTCATTAATTATTTCATTATCGATTTAGTTGCTTCTGGTGCAGACTGGGTATCAGAGTGGGGACTCGATACAAACACATGGCGTTGGATGCTCGGAACAGAAATATTGCCAGCCGTTATATGGTTAGGACTATTATTCTTAGTACCTAGAAGTCCATCGTGGTTGGTGTTTCAAAATAGAATAGATGAGGCAAAAACAACATTGCGAAAGTTAATTCCAGAAAGTGAAGTTGAGCATCATATAACAGATATGCAAGAGAGTTTAAATAAAAGCTCAGACGATCGTTCGTTAAAAGCACAGTTTAAGGAAATTATGGGTAAACCTATGCGGGTTACACTAATCATTGCACTTACTATTGCTATCGCACAACAAGCAACCGGAATCAATGCCATTTTGTTTTATGCGCAAACCGTAATTGAACAATTAGGAATTGGTAGTGATGCTTCGTTTTTACAAGCCATTTGGATTGGATTAACTAGTGTAATATTTACTATTTTAGGACTGTTACTGGTAGATAAATTAGGAAGAAGACCATTAATTATTTGGGGAATGGTTTGGATTGTGGCTAGTTTAGGTCTATGCTCTTATGGTTTCAATCAAGCGCGCTATACCGTAAGTCAAGAAGCCGTAGCAGAAATGACTGAAATACCAAATTCTCAAAGGCTCAATGCCATAGTTGGAGTAGAATATAAAAGTGATGTTGAATTTAAAAGTGCGCTTAGGGACACTTTGGGAGAAGACGATGCAAGGGATTTTTCTGGTCTATTGATTCAGAAATCAGCGTCTTTAAATGCTATGCTTATTTTCTTTGCAATATTAAGCTTTATTGCAGCTTTCCATTTTTCTGTTGGTCCGGTAATGTGGGTGCTCTTTTCAGAAATATTTCCAATTTCTATTAGGGGAATTGCAATTCCTGCAATTACACTTATTACTAGCCTTGTAAGCATGCTGGTACAGCAGTTTTTTCCATGGCAACTCGATAAATTCGGTATCAGTACAACCTTGTTGGTCTATGCTATAATTGTTGGTATTGGTTTAATTATTTTATTTAAATATCTAGTTGAGACCAAAGGTTTAACCATCGAAGAAATTCAAGCAAAACTTCAAAAGAAATAA
- a CDS encoding sulfatase encodes MKAYYFLFAVLIAFGCKNTEKPKEEKKKPNILFLAVDDLRPEIGAYGSEIAITPNIDALAADGLLFNKAYCQEPICSPSRASLMTGARPETINVIENFTYFRDANPDIITLAQHFKNNGYETTHTGKIYHKPGFADLNLSWSRKPAYDKMTVEKSKTPGGYALPENQAFSKKATEEVIAKYGKNAPRNGLGKGPAYEKADVPDYFYEDGYNAELAIATLKDMQEKNPDKPFFLGMGMKKPHLNWMAPKKYWDMYDPAKIKLAEQTEGPENGAAMGLHPSFELRARYGIPKKGPIDDEMARTLKHAYLACISYVDAQIGKMIDALDEAGLRDNTIIMLWSDHGWHLGDMGIWGKATNYEIATRVPLIVWTPDMAKEVRGNKTDALVELVDMYPTLCDLAEIDLPEHLEGKSFKTLLSKPNTPWKKAAFSQFPNPALREWAANPLSQGMRETYFGPLIEEVEERIKKQQGDKWDRSLFENNVMGYAMRTERYRIIIWKDYKNPESEPLFVELFDHQNDPTETKNVAKENPEVVKTLITQFNKGWKGSLPN; translated from the coding sequence ATGAAAGCTTATTATTTTCTATTCGCTGTACTTATTGCATTTGGATGTAAAAACACAGAAAAACCGAAAGAAGAAAAGAAAAAACCAAATATTTTATTTTTAGCTGTAGATGACTTAAGACCAGAAATAGGGGCTTATGGTTCAGAAATAGCGATTACCCCTAATATAGATGCTTTGGCAGCAGATGGTTTGTTGTTTAACAAAGCCTATTGTCAAGAACCTATTTGTAGTCCTTCTCGTGCTAGTTTAATGACAGGAGCAAGGCCAGAAACAATTAATGTGATTGAAAACTTTACCTATTTCAGGGATGCAAACCCTGATATTATAACGCTTGCTCAGCACTTTAAAAATAATGGTTACGAAACTACACATACAGGTAAAATTTATCACAAACCAGGTTTTGCTGATTTAAATTTGTCATGGAGTAGAAAACCAGCCTATGATAAAATGACGGTTGAAAAGAGTAAAACACCCGGAGGATATGCACTTCCAGAGAATCAGGCTTTTTCAAAAAAGGCAACCGAAGAAGTCATTGCAAAATATGGCAAAAATGCACCTAGAAACGGTTTAGGAAAAGGACCCGCTTATGAAAAGGCTGATGTTCCAGATTATTTCTACGAAGATGGTTACAATGCTGAATTAGCTATTGCCACACTAAAAGATATGCAGGAGAAAAATCCAGATAAACCTTTCTTTTTAGGTATGGGTATGAAGAAGCCACACTTAAATTGGATGGCTCCAAAAAAATATTGGGACATGTACGACCCAGCTAAAATTAAGTTAGCAGAACAAACTGAGGGGCCAGAAAACGGTGCTGCTATGGGGTTACATCCATCTTTTGAATTACGTGCTCGTTATGGAATTCCTAAAAAAGGACCTATAGATGATGAAATGGCAAGAACCCTAAAGCATGCTTATCTAGCATGTATTAGCTACGTAGATGCACAAATAGGTAAAATGATAGATGCACTTGATGAAGCAGGTTTAAGAGATAATACCATAATTATGTTGTGGAGCGATCACGGATGGCACTTAGGAGATATGGGTATTTGGGGGAAAGCCACAAATTATGAAATTGCAACCAGAGTGCCTTTAATAGTTTGGACGCCAGATATGGCCAAGGAAGTTCGAGGGAACAAAACAGATGCTTTGGTCGAATTGGTGGATATGTATCCAACCCTTTGTGATTTGGCTGAAATAGATTTACCAGAACATTTAGAAGGAAAAAGTTTTAAAACTTTGTTGAGTAAACCCAATACCCCTTGGAAAAAAGCAGCATTCAGTCAGTTTCCAAATCCGGCATTGAGAGAATGGGCTGCAAATCCATTATCTCAAGGGATGCGTGAAACCTATTTTGGTCCATTAATTGAAGAAGTAGAAGAACGCATTAAAAAACAACAAGGAGACAAATGGGATAGAAGCCTGTTTGAAAATAATGTAATGGGATATGCAATGCGTACAGAAAGATATAGAATTATTATCTGGAAAGACTATAAAAATCCTGAAAGCGAACCCTTATTTGTAGAGCTGTTCGATCATCAAAATGATCCTACAGAAACTAAAAATGTAGCAAAAGAAAATCCTGAAGTTGTTAAGACACTTATTACTCAATTTAATAAAGGTTGGAAAGGAAGCCTTCCAAACTAG
- a CDS encoding HpcH/HpaI aldolase family protein yields the protein MSLFDNKEFVVGPFMKVSDPALVEVAAFAGFDFVIIDLEHGPNTIQTVQNHVRAAQAKGIVPVIRVPEINENMISKALDIGAEYVQVPQIETADDARRVVKAAKFFPEGARGVCRYVRAADYASMPKENYFGNANKITGTIIHIEGNIAFNNIDEILQVDGIDVIFIGPYDMSQSCGVPGQVNHPKVISQMKEIVEKAAPLGKVVGTFVESPESAKQWIDLGVKYISYAVDVGIYFDACKNIVDKVRG from the coding sequence ATGAGTTTATTTGATAATAAAGAATTTGTTGTAGGGCCATTTATGAAAGTAAGTGATCCTGCTTTGGTTGAAGTTGCTGCATTTGCTGGTTTCGATTTTGTGATTATAGATTTGGAACACGGTCCAAATACTATTCAAACAGTTCAAAATCATGTGAGGGCGGCACAAGCAAAAGGTATTGTGCCAGTAATACGAGTTCCGGAAATCAATGAGAATATGATTTCTAAAGCACTTGATATTGGTGCAGAATATGTGCAAGTACCGCAAATTGAAACTGCTGATGATGCCAGACGTGTGGTAAAAGCAGCAAAATTCTTCCCAGAAGGAGCAAGAGGTGTTTGCAGATATGTAAGAGCAGCAGATTACGCTTCTATGCCAAAAGAAAATTACTTTGGTAATGCTAATAAAATAACGGGAACTATTATCCACATTGAAGGAAATATTGCCTTCAATAATATAGATGAAATACTCCAGGTAGATGGCATTGATGTCATTTTTATTGGACCATACGATATGTCTCAGTCTTGTGGGGTTCCAGGACAAGTAAACCATCCAAAAGTAATTTCTCAAATGAAGGAAATTGTTGAAAAAGCGGCTCCCTTAGGAAAAGTGGTTGGTACGTTTGTGGAGAGTCCAGAATCTGCAAAACAATGGATAGATTTAGGCGTAAAATATATTTCCTATGCTGTAGATGTTGGAATTTATTTTGATGCATGTAAAAATATTGTAGATAAAGTAAGAGGGTAA
- a CDS encoding GntP family permease: MVLSLSILLFFLLLLIFSISKWKVHPFIALILTALALALALGMGGERSVQVLLEGFSGTLRGIAIIIILGAFIGEVLQETGGAFRIANRIIKWLGEKKLPWAMGFTGYVVSIPVFVDVAYILLQPVVESLSVKSKRPVLFIGLSLTAGLTVAHTLIPPTPGPLAVAESLGLDIGSMLTVNLIVAIFAMTGGIFWVLFFVKNTWLKYDEKLRKTTTHSENKFDDKTNFQKGNLFYDILPILAPIILIGLGSFLSFETENMLVQIFNFCTIPLVAVLIGAVIAVFQIKSKDKRSTTNRLVEQAIVKSALVIMITGAGGSLGYVIRETGIQDQIVTVFAQFPFLGILLPFIVAAILTTSTGSITVSLVGSASMLGPMVDSLPISPEMVAALIGCGSFCVFHANSSFFWLLNRLHEVPPKVLYRTFTVQSLVMGLSGLVGVFILMLFGL, translated from the coding sequence ATGGTGTTAAGCCTTTCCATACTATTATTCTTTCTTTTATTATTGATATTTTCCATTTCAAAATGGAAAGTACATCCTTTTATAGCCCTGATTCTTACAGCCCTGGCATTGGCTTTAGCATTAGGAATGGGTGGAGAGAGAAGTGTACAGGTATTATTAGAAGGCTTTAGTGGCACATTACGAGGTATTGCAATCATTATTATTCTTGGGGCTTTTATAGGCGAAGTACTTCAAGAAACTGGAGGTGCGTTTCGAATAGCAAATCGCATCATAAAATGGCTAGGTGAAAAAAAGTTGCCTTGGGCCATGGGGTTTACGGGCTATGTAGTTTCCATTCCAGTATTTGTTGATGTTGCATATATTTTGTTACAACCTGTTGTAGAATCACTTTCCGTAAAAAGTAAACGTCCAGTTTTATTTATTGGTTTATCATTAACCGCTGGATTAACAGTTGCTCATACATTAATACCACCAACACCAGGCCCATTGGCTGTTGCTGAATCACTTGGATTAGACATAGGAAGTATGCTTACCGTCAATCTTATAGTGGCAATTTTTGCAATGACAGGTGGTATATTTTGGGTATTGTTTTTTGTTAAAAATACTTGGCTTAAATATGATGAAAAGCTTAGGAAAACAACGACACATTCAGAAAATAAGTTTGATGACAAAACAAATTTTCAAAAGGGAAATTTATTTTATGATATTTTGCCAATACTCGCTCCTATTATTTTAATCGGGTTAGGATCTTTTCTGTCTTTTGAAACAGAAAACATGCTTGTCCAAATTTTCAACTTTTGCACAATTCCCTTAGTAGCGGTTTTAATAGGTGCTGTTATTGCCGTTTTTCAAATTAAATCAAAAGACAAAAGAAGTACTACGAATAGATTGGTAGAACAAGCGATAGTAAAATCGGCATTAGTCATTATGATAACAGGGGCAGGTGGTTCATTGGGTTATGTTATTCGCGAAACTGGAATACAAGATCAAATAGTTACAGTATTTGCTCAATTTCCATTCTTAGGTATTTTATTGCCCTTTATTGTTGCGGCAATTTTAACAACCTCTACAGGTTCAATAACGGTGTCGTTAGTAGGAAGCGCATCAATGTTGGGACCAATGGTAGATAGTTTACCTATATCACCTGAAATGGTAGCAGCTCTAATTGGTTGTGGTTCGTTTTGCGTATTCCATGCCAATTCTAGTTTTTTCTGGCTGCTTAATCGACTACATGAAGTACCGCCCAAAGTATTGTATCGCACATTTACTGTGCAATCTTTGGTGATGGGGTTATCAGGTTTAGTAGGTGTTTTTATTTTGATGCTATTTGGTTTGTAA